Genomic DNA from Amycolatopsis alba DSM 44262:
TCGCGATCCCTGTCCGCAGTACGCCGACCTCCACGAGTTTCGACAGCCTGCCCGAAAGCACGCTCGGCCCGATGCCGAGTTCGCGTTCGAACTCCGAGAAGTGCCGGGCCCCGAGCAGCGCGCTCACCACCAGGCCCGTCGACCAGCGGTCGCCGAGGAGTTCCATGGTGTCGGGGAAGAACATCAGCGGATCGCCCGCGAGGGACTCGGCGTCCTTGCGGCGGAAGCGTTTCGTCGCGGTCGCTTCGACGACGCCGGTGTCGTCGAGCCGTCGCGCGCGGACGTCGCGGGCGTCGACCCGGCGTTCGCAGGAGGTGCAGCCGAGCGGTGCCGAGGTGGCCAGTTCGCAGTCGAGGTGGATCAGCGTCGGCAGCACGGCACGCCGTCCCTCGACCCATTCCCGTTCCCACGCCCAGATCGAGATCAGCAGCGGCCACAGTTCGAGACCGCGTTCGGTGAGCCGGTACTCGTGCCGGGTCCGGCGCGCGTCCCGGTACGGCGTGCGGACGAGCATGCCCGCGTCGACCATTTCGCGCAGCCGCCCG
This window encodes:
- a CDS encoding winged helix-turn-helix transcriptional regulator, which produces MTEATAHRVRPAGDPLRRALELLGDQWTLLILQSLFLRFRRYEELRLRLGISPTALSGRLREMVDAGMLVRTPYRDARRTRHEYRLTERGLELWPLLISIWAWEREWVEGRRAVLPTLIHLDCELATSAPLGCTSCERRVDARDVRARRLDDTGVVEATATKRFRRKDAESLAGDPLMFFPDTMELLGDRWSTGLVVSALLGARHFSEFERELGIGPSVLSGRLSKLVEVGVLRTGIAKTRTDAHDYRLTAKGLAFFPALAFIAEWSRGFEAPGQEPDITLEHVDCGNRLKPILLCDHCWRPLLRNRIQFGGPVQLPAPPR